The following proteins come from a genomic window of Panthera leo isolate Ple1 chromosome E2, P.leo_Ple1_pat1.1, whole genome shotgun sequence:
- the LCAT gene encoding phosphatidylcholine-sterol acyltransferase isoform X2, with translation MGPSGSPWQWGLLLLGLLLPSATPFWLFNVLFPPHTTPKAELSNHTRPVILVPGCLGNQLEAKLDKPDVVNWMCYRKTEDFFTIWLDLNMFLPLGVDCWIDNTRVVYNRSSGRVSNAPGVQIRVPGFGKTYSVEYLDNNKLAGYMHTLVQNLVNNGYVRDETVRAAPYDWRLEPSQQEEYYQKLAGLVEEMHAAYGKPVFLIGHSLGCLHLLYFLLRQPQAWKDRFIDGFISLGAPWGGSIKPMLVLASGDNQGIPIVSSIKLREEQRITTTSPWMFPSRETCTLRKAGTCGYSHVTYWQASQHLEWKYTVCMAWACPHPTPTSLTTASPTQTPWGYSMRTVTTLWPHAALSSVPAGRAASHSLCICCLCMGHSTSTWSSATRRWSTSMPSCWVPTDVVPLHPQLPAQGPGPLNKDPLLLFKF, from the exons ATGGGGCCGTCGGGCTCCCCATGGCAAtgggggctgctgctgctggggctgctgctcCCCTCTGCCACCCCCTTCTGGCTTTTCAATGTGCTCTTCCCCCCGCATACCACGCCCAAGGCTGAGCTCAGTAACCACACACGGCCCGTCATCCTCG TGCCTGGCTGCCTGGGGAATCAACTGGAAGCCAAACTGGATAAACCAGATGTGGTGAACTGGATGTGCTACCGCAAGACAGAGGACTTCTTCACCATCTGGCTGGATCTCAATATGTTCCTACCCCTTGGAGTGGACTGCTGGATAGATAACACCAG GGTTGTCTACAACCGCAGCTCTGGGCGCGTGTCCAATGCCCCTGGTGTACAGATCCGTGTCCCTGGCTTTGGGAAGACCTACTCTGTTGAGTACCTGGACAACAACAAGCTGGCAG GTTACATGCACACACTAGTGCAGAATCTGGTCAACAACGGGTATGTGCGCGATGAGACAGTGAGGGCCGCCCCCTACGACTGGCGGCTGGAGCCGA GCCAGCAGGAGGAATACTACCAGAAGCTTGCTGGGCTGGTGGAGGAGATGCATGCTGCCTATGGAAAGCCTGTCTTCCTCATTGGTCATAGCCTTGGTTGCCTACACTTGCTCTATTTCTTGCTGCGCCAGCCCCAGGCCTGGAAGGACCGCTTCATTGATGGATTCATCTCTCTTGGAGCTCCTTGGGGGGGCTCCATCAAGCCCATGCTGGTCTTGGCTTCAG GTGACAACCAGGGCATCCCGATCGTGTCCAGCATCAAGCTGAGAGAGGAACAGCGCATAACAACGACCTCCCCCTGGATGTTTCCCTCCAGAGAG ACTTGCACTTTGAGGAAGGCTGGTACATGTGGCTACAGTCACGTGACCTACTGGCAGGCCTCCCAGCACCTGGAGTGGAAGTATACTGTCTGTATGGCGTGGGCCTGCCCACACCCAACACCTACATCTTTGACCACGGCTTCCCCTACACAGACCCCGTGGGGGTACTCTATGAGGACGGTGACGACACTGTGGCCACACGCAGCACTGAGCTCTGTGCCCGCTGGCAGAGCCGCCAGCCACAGCCTGTGCATCTGCTGCCTCTGCATGGGACACAGCACCTCAACATGGTCTTCAGCAACCAGACGTTGGAGCACATCAATGCCATCCTGCTGGGTGCCTACCGACGTCGTACCCCTGCACCCCCAGCTGCCAGCCCAGGGCCCTGGCCCCCTGAATAAAGACCCTCTTTTGCTCTTTAAGTTTTGA
- the LCAT gene encoding phosphatidylcholine-sterol acyltransferase isoform X1: protein MGPSGSPWQWGLLLLGLLLPSATPFWLFNVLFPPHTTPKAELSNHTRPVILVPGCLGNQLEAKLDKPDVVNWMCYRKTEDFFTIWLDLNMFLPLGVDCWIDNTRVVYNRSSGRVSNAPGVQIRVPGFGKTYSVEYLDNNKLAGYMHTLVQNLVNNGYVRDETVRAAPYDWRLEPSQQEEYYQKLAGLVEEMHAAYGKPVFLIGHSLGCLHLLYFLLRQPQAWKDRFIDGFISLGAPWGGSIKPMLVLASGDNQGIPIVSSIKLREEQRITTTSPWMFPSREVWPEDHVFISTPSFNYTGRDFQRFFADLHFEEGWYMWLQSRDLLAGLPAPGVEVYCLYGVGLPTPNTYIFDHGFPYTDPVGVLYEDGDDTVATRSTELCARWQSRQPQPVHLLPLHGTQHLNMVFSNQTLEHINAILLGAYRRRTPAPPAASPGPWPPE, encoded by the exons ATGGGGCCGTCGGGCTCCCCATGGCAAtgggggctgctgctgctggggctgctgctcCCCTCTGCCACCCCCTTCTGGCTTTTCAATGTGCTCTTCCCCCCGCATACCACGCCCAAGGCTGAGCTCAGTAACCACACACGGCCCGTCATCCTCG TGCCTGGCTGCCTGGGGAATCAACTGGAAGCCAAACTGGATAAACCAGATGTGGTGAACTGGATGTGCTACCGCAAGACAGAGGACTTCTTCACCATCTGGCTGGATCTCAATATGTTCCTACCCCTTGGAGTGGACTGCTGGATAGATAACACCAG GGTTGTCTACAACCGCAGCTCTGGGCGCGTGTCCAATGCCCCTGGTGTACAGATCCGTGTCCCTGGCTTTGGGAAGACCTACTCTGTTGAGTACCTGGACAACAACAAGCTGGCAG GTTACATGCACACACTAGTGCAGAATCTGGTCAACAACGGGTATGTGCGCGATGAGACAGTGAGGGCCGCCCCCTACGACTGGCGGCTGGAGCCGA GCCAGCAGGAGGAATACTACCAGAAGCTTGCTGGGCTGGTGGAGGAGATGCATGCTGCCTATGGAAAGCCTGTCTTCCTCATTGGTCATAGCCTTGGTTGCCTACACTTGCTCTATTTCTTGCTGCGCCAGCCCCAGGCCTGGAAGGACCGCTTCATTGATGGATTCATCTCTCTTGGAGCTCCTTGGGGGGGCTCCATCAAGCCCATGCTGGTCTTGGCTTCAG GTGACAACCAGGGCATCCCGATCGTGTCCAGCATCAAGCTGAGAGAGGAACAGCGCATAACAACGACCTCCCCCTGGATGTTTCCCTCCAGAGAGGTATGGCCTGAAGACCATGTGTTCATTTCCACGCCCAGCTTCAACTACACAGGCCGTGACTTCCAGCGCTTCTTTGCAGACTTGCACTTTGAGGAAGGCTGGTACATGTGGCTACAGTCACGTGACCTACTGGCAGGCCTCCCAGCACCTGGAGTGGAAGTATACTGTCTGTATGGCGTGGGCCTGCCCACACCCAACACCTACATCTTTGACCACGGCTTCCCCTACACAGACCCCGTGGGGGTACTCTATGAGGACGGTGACGACACTGTGGCCACACGCAGCACTGAGCTCTGTGCCCGCTGGCAGAGCCGCCAGCCACAGCCTGTGCATCTGCTGCCTCTGCATGGGACACAGCACCTCAACATGGTCTTCAGCAACCAGACGTTGGAGCACATCAATGCCATCCTGCTGGGTGCCTACCGACGTCGTACCCCTGCACCCCCAGCTGCCAGCCCAGGGCCCTGGCCCCCTGAATAA
- the SLC12A4 gene encoding solute carrier family 12 member 4 isoform X1, with protein MPHFTVVPVDGPRRGDYDNLEGLSWVDYGERAEREDSDGHGNHRESSPFLCPLEASRGSDYYDRNLALFEEELDIRPKVSSLLGKLVSYTNLTQGAKEHEEAESGEGTRRRAAKAPSMGTLMGVYLPCLQNIFGVILFLRLTWMVGTAGVLQALLVVLICCCCTLLTAISMSAIATNGVVPAGGSYFMISRSLGPEFGGAVGLCFYLGTTFAAAMYILGAIEILLTYIAPPAAIFYPAGAHDTSSATLNNMRVYGTIFLTFMTLVVFVGVKYVNKFASLFLACVIISILSIYAGGIKSIFDPPVFPVCMLGNRTLSRDQFDVCAKTAMVNNETVATQLWKLFCHSPNLTTDSCDPYFLVNNVTEIPGIPGAAAGVLQENLWSAYLEKGEVVEKHGLPSTDALGLKESLPLYVVADIATSFTVLVGIFFPSVTGIMAGSNRSGDLRDAQKSIPVGTILAIVTTSLVYFSSVVLFGACIEGVVLRDKYGDGVSRNLVVGTLAWPSPWVIVIGSFFSTCGAGLQSLTGAPRLLQAIAKDNIIPFLRVFGHGKANGEPTWALLLTALIAELGILIASLDMVAPILSMFFLMCYLFVNLACAVQTLLRTPNWRPRFKYYHWALSFLGMSLCLALMFVSSWYYALVAMLIAGMIYKYIEYQGAEKEWGDGIRGLSLSAARYALLRLEEGPPHTKNWRPQLLVLLKLDEDLHVKYPRLLTFASQLKAGKGLTIVGSVIQGSFLESYGEAQAAEQTIKNMMEIEKVKGFCQVVVASKVREGLAHLIQSCGLGGMRHNSVVLGWPYGWRQSEDPRAWKTFIDTVRCTTAAHLALLVPKNVAFYPSNHERYLEGHIDVWWIVHDGGMLMLLPFLLRQHKVWRKCRMRIFTVAQMDDNSIQMKKDLAIFLYHLRLEAEVEVVEMHNSDISAYTYERTLMMEQRSQMLRQMRLTKTEREREAQLVKDRHSALRLESLYSDEEDDSAAGADKIQMTWTRDKYMAAESWDPSHAPDNFRELVHIKPDQSNVRRMHTAVKLNEVIVTRSHDARLVLLNMPGPPKNSEGDENYMEFLEVLTEGLERVLLVRGGGREVITIYS; from the exons ATGCCTCACTTCACCGTGGTGCCGGTGGACGGGCCGAGGCGCGGCGACTATGACAACCTCGAGGGTCTCAGTTGGGTGGACTACGGGGAGCGCGCGGAGCGGGAGGACTCGGACG GACATGGCAACCACAGAGAGAGCAGCCCTTTCCTTTGTCCCTTGGAGGCTTCCAGAGGAAGTGACTACTACGACAGGAACCTGGCACTGTTTGAG GAAGAGCTGGACATCCGCCCAAAGGTATCATCTCTCCTGGGCAAGCTCGTCAGCTACACCAACCTCACACAGGGCGCCAAGGAACATGAGGAagctgagagtggggagggcacCCGCCGGAGAGCAGCCAAG GCACCCAGTATGGGCACCCTAATGGGGGTGTACCTGCCCTGCCTACAGAATATCTTCGGGGTTATCCTGTTCTTGCGGCTGACCTGGATGGTGGGCACGGCCGGTGTGTTGCAGGCTCTCCTCGTCGTGCTCATCTGCTGCTGCTGT ACTTTGCTGACGGCCATCTCCATGAGTGCCATCGCCACCAATGGTGTGGTTCCAG CCGGGGGCTCCTATTTCATGATTTCCCGCTCGTTGGGGCCAGAATTTGGAGGCGCTGTGGGCCTGTGCTTCTACCTGGGAACAACATTTGCTGCAGCCATGTACATCCTAGGTGCCATTGAGATCTTGCTG ACCTACATTGCCCCACCAGCTGCCATTTTTTACCCAGCGGGCGCTCATGATACATCAAGTGCCACCTTGAATAATATGCGGGTATATGGGACCATTTTTCTGACCTTCATGACCCTAGTGGTGTTCGTTGGTGTCAAGTATGTGAACAAATTTGCCTCACTCTTCCTGGCCTGTGTGATCATCTCCATCCTGTCCATCTATGCCGGGGGCATCAAGTCAATTTTTGACCCTCCTGTGTTTCC AGTGTGCATGCTGGGCAACAGGACCCTGTCCCGGGACCAGTTTGACGTCTGTGCCAAGACGGCCATGGTGAACAATGAGACAGTGGCCACCCAGCTATGGAAACTCTTCTGCCACAGCCCCAACCTTACCACTGATTCCTGTGACCCCTACTTCCTGGTCAACAATGTGACCGAGATCCCTGGCATCCCTGGTGCGGCTGCTGGTGTGCTCCAGG AAAACCTGTGGAGTGCCTACCTGGAGAAGGGCGAGGTCGTGGAGAAGCACGGACTGCCTTCCACAGATGCCCTTGGCCTGAAGGAGAGCCTGCCCCTGTACGTGGTGGCTGACATCGCCACATCCTTCACCGTGCTGGTCGGCATCTTCTTTCCCTCCGTAACAG GCATTATGGCTGGCTCAAACCGCTCCGGGGACCTCCGGGATGCCCAGAAGTCCATTCCTGTGGGGACCATTCTGGCCATTGTTACGACCTCCCTTGTGT ACTTCAGCAGCGTGGTTCTCTTTGGCGCCTGCATCGAGGGTGTGGTACTTCGGGACAA GTACGGTGATGGCGTCAGCAGGAACCTGGTGGTGGGCACATTGGCCTGGCCTTCGCCCTGGGTCATCGTCATCGGCTCCTTCTTCTCAACTTGTGGTGCCGGCCTACAAAGCCTCACTGGGGCACCACGCCTATTGCAGGCCATCGCCAAGGACAACATCATTCCCTTCCTCAGG GTATTTGGCCATGGAAAGGCAAATGGTGAACCAACGTGGGCACTCCTCCTGACGGCACTCATTGCTGAGCTGGGCATCCTCATCGCCTCCCTTGACATGGTGGCCCCCATTCTATCCAT GTTCTTTCTGATGTGTTACCTGTTTGTGAACCTGGCCTGCGCTGTGCAGACACTCCTAAGGACACCCAATTGGCGGCCACGGTTCAAGTACTATCACTG GGCGCTATCCTTCCTGGGCATGAGCCTCTGCCTGGCCCTTATGTTTGTCTCCTCCTGGTACTATGCCCTGGTCGCCATGCTCATTGCGGGCATGATCTACAAGTACATTGAATACCAAGG GGCCGAGAAGGAGTGGGGTGATGGGATCCGAGGGCTGTCCCTGAGTGCTGCCCGCTATGCACTGTTACGGCTAGAGGAGGGGCCTCCTCACACAAAGAACTGGCG GCCTCAGCTGCTGGTGCTGCTGAAGCTAGACGAGGACCTTCACGTGAAGTACCCACGACTCCTCACTTTCGCCTCCCAGCTTAAGGCTGGCAAGGGCCTGACCATCGTCGGTTCTGTCATCCAGGGCAGCTTCTTGGAGAGCTATGGCGAGGCCCAGGCTGCTGAGCAG ACAATCAAGAATATGATGGAGATTGAGAAGGTGAAGGGCTTCTGCCAGGTGGTGGTAGCCAGCAAGGTGCGAGAGGGGCTGGCCCACCTCATCCAGTCTTGTGGCCTGGGTGGCATGAGGCATAACTCTGTGGTGCTGGGCTGGCCCTATGGCTGGCGACAGAGCGAGGACCCACGTGCCTGGAAGACCTTTATTG ACACCGTGCGCTGCACCACAGCAGCGCACTTGGCCCTGCTCGTGCCCAAGAACGTCGCCTTCTACCCCAGCAACCATGAGCGCTACCTAGAGGGCCACATTGACGTGTGGTGGATTGTGCACGACGGTGGCATGCTTATGCTTTTGCCCTTTCTGCTGCGCCAGCACAAG GTGTGGAGGAAGTGCCGGATGCGCATCTTTACGGTGGCCCAGATGGATGACAACAGCATCCAGATGAAGAAGGATCTGGCCATCTTCCTGTACCACCTACGCCTTGAGGCAGAGGTGGAGGTGGTAGAGATG CATAACAGCGACATCTCTGCATATACCTATGAGCGGACACTAATGATGGAACAGCGGTCCCAGATGCTGCGGCAGATGAGGCTGACCAAGACAGAGCGGGAGCGAGAA GCCCAGCTGGTCAAGGACCGGCACTCAGCCCTGCGCCTGGAGAGCCTGTACTCGGACGAGGAAGATGACTCTGCAGCTGGGGCTGACAAGATCCAGATGACATGGACTCGGGACAAGTACATGGCAGCTGAGTCCTGGGACCCCAGCCACGCCCCTGACAATTTCCGGGAGCTGGTGCATATTAAACC GGACCAGTCCAATGTCCGGCGCATGCACACCGCTGTGAAGCTCAATGAAGTCATTGTCACTCGCTCCCACGATGCCCGCCTGGTCCTACTGAACATGCCTGGCCCACCCAAGAACAGCGAAGGTGATGAGAACT ACATGGAGTTCCTGGAGGTGCTGACCGAAGGCCTTGAGCGTGTGCTGTTGGTGCGTGGCGGTGGCCGTGAAGTGATCACCATCTACTCCTGA
- the SLC12A4 gene encoding solute carrier family 12 member 4 isoform X2, with the protein MAAEGALCSFIYLEGSTQSGPEDAEPLAPSTLGHGNHRESSPFLCPLEASRGSDYYDRNLALFEEELDIRPKVSSLLGKLVSYTNLTQGAKEHEEAESGEGTRRRAAKAPSMGTLMGVYLPCLQNIFGVILFLRLTWMVGTAGVLQALLVVLICCCCTLLTAISMSAIATNGVVPAGGSYFMISRSLGPEFGGAVGLCFYLGTTFAAAMYILGAIEILLTYIAPPAAIFYPAGAHDTSSATLNNMRVYGTIFLTFMTLVVFVGVKYVNKFASLFLACVIISILSIYAGGIKSIFDPPVFPVCMLGNRTLSRDQFDVCAKTAMVNNETVATQLWKLFCHSPNLTTDSCDPYFLVNNVTEIPGIPGAAAGVLQENLWSAYLEKGEVVEKHGLPSTDALGLKESLPLYVVADIATSFTVLVGIFFPSVTGIMAGSNRSGDLRDAQKSIPVGTILAIVTTSLVYFSSVVLFGACIEGVVLRDKYGDGVSRNLVVGTLAWPSPWVIVIGSFFSTCGAGLQSLTGAPRLLQAIAKDNIIPFLRVFGHGKANGEPTWALLLTALIAELGILIASLDMVAPILSMFFLMCYLFVNLACAVQTLLRTPNWRPRFKYYHWALSFLGMSLCLALMFVSSWYYALVAMLIAGMIYKYIEYQGAEKEWGDGIRGLSLSAARYALLRLEEGPPHTKNWRPQLLVLLKLDEDLHVKYPRLLTFASQLKAGKGLTIVGSVIQGSFLESYGEAQAAEQTIKNMMEIEKVKGFCQVVVASKVREGLAHLIQSCGLGGMRHNSVVLGWPYGWRQSEDPRAWKTFIDTVRCTTAAHLALLVPKNVAFYPSNHERYLEGHIDVWWIVHDGGMLMLLPFLLRQHKVWRKCRMRIFTVAQMDDNSIQMKKDLAIFLYHLRLEAEVEVVEMHNSDISAYTYERTLMMEQRSQMLRQMRLTKTEREREAQLVKDRHSALRLESLYSDEEDDSAAGADKIQMTWTRDKYMAAESWDPSHAPDNFRELVHIKPDQSNVRRMHTAVKLNEVIVTRSHDARLVLLNMPGPPKNSEGDENYMEFLEVLTEGLERVLLVRGGGREVITIYS; encoded by the exons ATGGCAGCTGAAGGCGCCTTGTGTAGCTTCATTTATCTGGAAGGCAGCACCCAGTCAGGCCCTGAGGACGCCGAGCCCTTGGCGCCTAGCACGCTGG GACATGGCAACCACAGAGAGAGCAGCCCTTTCCTTTGTCCCTTGGAGGCTTCCAGAGGAAGTGACTACTACGACAGGAACCTGGCACTGTTTGAG GAAGAGCTGGACATCCGCCCAAAGGTATCATCTCTCCTGGGCAAGCTCGTCAGCTACACCAACCTCACACAGGGCGCCAAGGAACATGAGGAagctgagagtggggagggcacCCGCCGGAGAGCAGCCAAG GCACCCAGTATGGGCACCCTAATGGGGGTGTACCTGCCCTGCCTACAGAATATCTTCGGGGTTATCCTGTTCTTGCGGCTGACCTGGATGGTGGGCACGGCCGGTGTGTTGCAGGCTCTCCTCGTCGTGCTCATCTGCTGCTGCTGT ACTTTGCTGACGGCCATCTCCATGAGTGCCATCGCCACCAATGGTGTGGTTCCAG CCGGGGGCTCCTATTTCATGATTTCCCGCTCGTTGGGGCCAGAATTTGGAGGCGCTGTGGGCCTGTGCTTCTACCTGGGAACAACATTTGCTGCAGCCATGTACATCCTAGGTGCCATTGAGATCTTGCTG ACCTACATTGCCCCACCAGCTGCCATTTTTTACCCAGCGGGCGCTCATGATACATCAAGTGCCACCTTGAATAATATGCGGGTATATGGGACCATTTTTCTGACCTTCATGACCCTAGTGGTGTTCGTTGGTGTCAAGTATGTGAACAAATTTGCCTCACTCTTCCTGGCCTGTGTGATCATCTCCATCCTGTCCATCTATGCCGGGGGCATCAAGTCAATTTTTGACCCTCCTGTGTTTCC AGTGTGCATGCTGGGCAACAGGACCCTGTCCCGGGACCAGTTTGACGTCTGTGCCAAGACGGCCATGGTGAACAATGAGACAGTGGCCACCCAGCTATGGAAACTCTTCTGCCACAGCCCCAACCTTACCACTGATTCCTGTGACCCCTACTTCCTGGTCAACAATGTGACCGAGATCCCTGGCATCCCTGGTGCGGCTGCTGGTGTGCTCCAGG AAAACCTGTGGAGTGCCTACCTGGAGAAGGGCGAGGTCGTGGAGAAGCACGGACTGCCTTCCACAGATGCCCTTGGCCTGAAGGAGAGCCTGCCCCTGTACGTGGTGGCTGACATCGCCACATCCTTCACCGTGCTGGTCGGCATCTTCTTTCCCTCCGTAACAG GCATTATGGCTGGCTCAAACCGCTCCGGGGACCTCCGGGATGCCCAGAAGTCCATTCCTGTGGGGACCATTCTGGCCATTGTTACGACCTCCCTTGTGT ACTTCAGCAGCGTGGTTCTCTTTGGCGCCTGCATCGAGGGTGTGGTACTTCGGGACAA GTACGGTGATGGCGTCAGCAGGAACCTGGTGGTGGGCACATTGGCCTGGCCTTCGCCCTGGGTCATCGTCATCGGCTCCTTCTTCTCAACTTGTGGTGCCGGCCTACAAAGCCTCACTGGGGCACCACGCCTATTGCAGGCCATCGCCAAGGACAACATCATTCCCTTCCTCAGG GTATTTGGCCATGGAAAGGCAAATGGTGAACCAACGTGGGCACTCCTCCTGACGGCACTCATTGCTGAGCTGGGCATCCTCATCGCCTCCCTTGACATGGTGGCCCCCATTCTATCCAT GTTCTTTCTGATGTGTTACCTGTTTGTGAACCTGGCCTGCGCTGTGCAGACACTCCTAAGGACACCCAATTGGCGGCCACGGTTCAAGTACTATCACTG GGCGCTATCCTTCCTGGGCATGAGCCTCTGCCTGGCCCTTATGTTTGTCTCCTCCTGGTACTATGCCCTGGTCGCCATGCTCATTGCGGGCATGATCTACAAGTACATTGAATACCAAGG GGCCGAGAAGGAGTGGGGTGATGGGATCCGAGGGCTGTCCCTGAGTGCTGCCCGCTATGCACTGTTACGGCTAGAGGAGGGGCCTCCTCACACAAAGAACTGGCG GCCTCAGCTGCTGGTGCTGCTGAAGCTAGACGAGGACCTTCACGTGAAGTACCCACGACTCCTCACTTTCGCCTCCCAGCTTAAGGCTGGCAAGGGCCTGACCATCGTCGGTTCTGTCATCCAGGGCAGCTTCTTGGAGAGCTATGGCGAGGCCCAGGCTGCTGAGCAG ACAATCAAGAATATGATGGAGATTGAGAAGGTGAAGGGCTTCTGCCAGGTGGTGGTAGCCAGCAAGGTGCGAGAGGGGCTGGCCCACCTCATCCAGTCTTGTGGCCTGGGTGGCATGAGGCATAACTCTGTGGTGCTGGGCTGGCCCTATGGCTGGCGACAGAGCGAGGACCCACGTGCCTGGAAGACCTTTATTG ACACCGTGCGCTGCACCACAGCAGCGCACTTGGCCCTGCTCGTGCCCAAGAACGTCGCCTTCTACCCCAGCAACCATGAGCGCTACCTAGAGGGCCACATTGACGTGTGGTGGATTGTGCACGACGGTGGCATGCTTATGCTTTTGCCCTTTCTGCTGCGCCAGCACAAG GTGTGGAGGAAGTGCCGGATGCGCATCTTTACGGTGGCCCAGATGGATGACAACAGCATCCAGATGAAGAAGGATCTGGCCATCTTCCTGTACCACCTACGCCTTGAGGCAGAGGTGGAGGTGGTAGAGATG CATAACAGCGACATCTCTGCATATACCTATGAGCGGACACTAATGATGGAACAGCGGTCCCAGATGCTGCGGCAGATGAGGCTGACCAAGACAGAGCGGGAGCGAGAA GCCCAGCTGGTCAAGGACCGGCACTCAGCCCTGCGCCTGGAGAGCCTGTACTCGGACGAGGAAGATGACTCTGCAGCTGGGGCTGACAAGATCCAGATGACATGGACTCGGGACAAGTACATGGCAGCTGAGTCCTGGGACCCCAGCCACGCCCCTGACAATTTCCGGGAGCTGGTGCATATTAAACC GGACCAGTCCAATGTCCGGCGCATGCACACCGCTGTGAAGCTCAATGAAGTCATTGTCACTCGCTCCCACGATGCCCGCCTGGTCCTACTGAACATGCCTGGCCCACCCAAGAACAGCGAAGGTGATGAGAACT ACATGGAGTTCCTGGAGGTGCTGACCGAAGGCCTTGAGCGTGTGCTGTTGGTGCGTGGCGGTGGCCGTGAAGTGATCACCATCTACTCCTGA